From the bacterium genome, one window contains:
- a CDS encoding deoxyguanosinetriphosphate triphosphohydrolase, whose translation MKEIFTYEGEQLLASYAVKPSETLGRKYAEKEHPFRNPFQRDRDRIIHSTAFRRLEYKTQVFIYHEGDYYRNRLTHTLEVQQIARTIARILKLNEDLVEAISLAHDIGHTPFGHKGESVLNELLIERGFKGFEHNRQGLRIVDKLEKRYPQFPGLNLSFEVREGIIRHNTSYDIPLDEDEFEDFIKYPSPSLESQVVNFADEIAYTCHDLDDGLKSGIITIDKLKEIPLWKEIDEISYMDGMDEEIQKTVIIRNLINHLVMKLIEKSRENIQRAGVITVGDVRKNIPILSYPETLKKKFEQMQKFLEDQMYSHFRVIRMTHKGAMIIKDLFNAYIEEPKQLPPHIQERMKKEPPAIVIADYIAGMTDRFALSEHKKLFDPHYPV comes from the coding sequence ATGAAAGAGATATTTACTTATGAAGGTGAACAACTTCTGGCTTCTTATGCTGTAAAACCGTCAGAGACACTTGGAAGGAAATATGCAGAGAAAGAACACCCTTTTAGAAATCCTTTCCAGAGAGATAGAGATAGGATAATCCACTCTACAGCATTCCGCCGATTAGAATATAAAACCCAGGTTTTTATATACCATGAGGGGGACTATTACAGAAATAGGTTAACACATACATTAGAAGTTCAACAGATTGCCAGAACAATTGCAAGGATATTAAAACTCAATGAAGACCTTGTAGAAGCAATATCACTTGCGCATGATATTGGACATACACCTTTTGGACATAAAGGTGAGTCCGTCCTCAACGAACTTTTAATAGAAAGAGGATTTAAGGGATTTGAACATAACAGACAGGGACTACGGATTGTGGATAAACTTGAAAAGAGATACCCGCAGTTTCCGGGTCTTAACCTGTCATTTGAGGTTAGAGAAGGCATTATAAGGCATAACACAAGTTATGACATCCCGCTGGATGAAGATGAGTTTGAGGACTTCATAAAATATCCTTCCCCTTCTCTTGAATCACAGGTAGTAAATTTTGCAGATGAGATTGCCTATACCTGTCATGACCTTGACGATGGTTTAAAATCGGGCATTATAACCATAGATAAACTCAAAGAAATTCCCCTCTGGAAGGAGATAGACGAAATATCATATATGGATGGGATGGACGAAGAAATACAGAAAACCGTTATTATAAGAAATCTCATAAATCATCTCGTTATGAAACTGATTGAAAAAAGTAGAGAAAATATCCAGAGGGCAGGTGTAATAACTGTTGGAGATGTAAGAAAAAATATCCCCATACTATCCTATCCTGAAACATTGAAAAAGAAATTTGAACAGATGCAAAAATTCCTTGAAGACCAGATGTACTCTCATTTCAGGGTGATAAGGATGACCCACAAAGGTGCAATGATAATAAAGGACCTGTTTAATGCCTATATAGAAGAACCCAAGCAACTTCCACCACATATACAGGA
- a CDS encoding peptidoglycan DD-metalloendopeptidase family protein, producing MSNILKKIDVILLLLIISGCSATIETGTTRQKEVLKKTYHYVRQGENLFRISMYYYEGKSTKEVLDGVEKIKNANDIRNNSISVGQRLIIPYTAKKQPNYPLLPPSDITTAIKSYSNPSSTTKETNIEQTPSTTEYRPILIDRTFIWPVSGKIICNFGELDNQGIDILIAPGTEVHSVDDGKIVFAGITSKYQETIIIQHSSTVYTVYSHDLDLMVQQGDYVKKGTPIAKVKSGTHRTRYIHFEIRINNVAVNPLMYLPQQ from the coding sequence ATGTCAAACATCTTAAAAAAAATTGATGTAATTTTGTTATTACTTATCATTTCTGGCTGTAGCGCAACGATTGAGACAGGTACAACCAGACAGAAAGAAGTATTAAAAAAGACATATCACTATGTCAGACAGGGTGAAAATTTATTCAGGATTTCAATGTATTATTATGAAGGAAAATCAACAAAAGAAGTTCTTGATGGTGTTGAGAAAATAAAAAATGCCAATGACATAAGAAACAATAGTATATCAGTAGGACAACGGCTTATTATCCCTTATACAGCAAAAAAACAGCCAAACTATCCTTTACTGCCTCCCTCTGATATTACAACAGCAATAAAATCGTACTCAAATCCATCTTCTACTACAAAAGAAACAAATATTGAACAGACACCATCCACAACTGAGTATCGGCCTATACTGATTGACAGGACATTTATATGGCCTGTCAGTGGAAAAATAATATGTAATTTTGGCGAACTGGATAATCAGGGAATAGATATACTCATAGCCCCGGGGACAGAGGTACACTCTGTGGATGATGGGAAAATTGTATTTGCAGGAATAACCTCAAAATATCAAGAGACCATAATTATTCAACATTCATCAACTGTTTATACTGTATATAGTCACGACCTTGATTTAATGGTACAGCAAGGTGACTATGTAAAGAAAGGGACACCTATAGCAAAAGTGAAAAGTGGGACACACAGAACAAGATATATCCATTTCGAAATCAGGATTAACAATGTTGCTGTTAACCCTTTGATGTATCTCCCACAACAATAA
- the nth gene encoding endonuclease III, producing the protein MQRIIKMIQLLEKAYPSAKTELLFNNPFQLLIATILSAQTTDKTVNKITPVLFKKYKTPFDFAKADIEELKKYIKGVNYYNTKAINIKKLAEIIVNQYNGEIPSTIDKLIQLPGVARKTANVVLSQGFGRAEGIVVDTHVKRLAERLELSKAKTPEKIEQDLMKLIPYEKWISFPFALILHGRAVCKAKNPLCGICILKPLCPYGKASKCQTS; encoded by the coding sequence ATGCAAAGAATTATTAAAATGATACAATTATTGGAAAAAGCATACCCTTCTGCAAAGACGGAATTGCTTTTCAATAATCCCTTCCAGTTACTTATTGCTACAATCCTTTCAGCACAGACAACAGACAAAACAGTAAATAAAATTACACCTGTCCTTTTTAAAAAATATAAAACCCCTTTTGATTTCGCAAAAGCAGATATAGAAGAACTTAAAAAATATATAAAAGGAGTGAACTACTATAACACAAAGGCAATAAATATAAAGAAACTTGCAGAGATAATTGTTAACCAGTACAATGGAGAGATACCCTCTACTATTGATAAACTTATACAATTACCAGGGGTAGCGAGAAAAACAGCAAATGTTGTTCTATCACAGGGATTTGGCAGAGCAGAGGGAATTGTTGTTGACACCCATGTAAAACGACTGGCAGAACGTTTGGAATTGAGTAAGGCAAAAACACCTGAGAAAATTGAACAGGACCTTATGAAACTTATACCTTACGAAAAATGGATTTCTTTTCCATTTGCACTGATACTTCACGGAAGGGCTGTCTGTAAGGCAAAAAATCCATTATGTGGTATATGTATTTTAAAACCATTATGTCCCTATGGAAAGGCATCAAAATGTCAAACATCTTAA
- a CDS encoding response regulator codes for MMENINPQDISSTLNTKYLSEKDLKLGTILVIDDELGPRESLRMLFKDDYNVITADSGDKGINELKQHNPDVIILDLKMPDKGGIETLEEIRHIDEKVPVIILTGYGDIEAAKKAIHLGAIEFISKPFDVKEMRNIVKRASEKRFIEKRSERLIADLNTLNKNLTIRMAQLENMATIGQLASEIIHDINNLLAIIYGYTQLLVKEINIQNIPENNKKYIEIIEQEISRCRHLTSSILEMAKAKKNIVDTDINGIVKKVVELFENSSLGKNIEFKLFLDKIPLIKADPYQLHQAVVNIVLNSIQAMGNKGNITIKTGVYNDYLVLSIKDVGKGISEELISKITEPFVTEKETGTGLGLTIAMRVIKNHNGKMEIKSKPGSGTEVIISLPVK; via the coding sequence ATGATGGAGAATATCAATCCACAGGATATTTCATCAACCTTGAATACAAAATACCTTTCTGAAAAGGACCTAAAATTAGGAACAATCCTTGTGATTGATGATGAACTTGGACCAAGAGAATCACTGAGGATGCTTTTTAAAGATGATTATAATGTTATCACAGCAGATTCAGGAGATAAAGGAATCAATGAATTAAAACAACATAACCCTGATGTAATTATCCTTGACCTTAAGATGCCTGATAAGGGAGGTATTGAAACCCTTGAAGAAATTAGACATATTGATGAAAAAGTTCCTGTTATTATACTGACTGGTTATGGGGATATTGAAGCAGCAAAGAAGGCAATACACTTAGGTGCAATAGAATTTATCAGTAAGCCCTTTGATGTTAAAGAGATGCGAAACATTGTAAAAAGGGCGAGTGAGAAAAGGTTCATAGAAAAAAGGTCTGAACGGCTTATTGCTGACCTGAATACACTGAATAAAAACCTTACAATAAGGATGGCACAACTTGAGAATATGGCTACGATAGGGCAACTTGCTTCTGAGATAATACATGATATTAATAACCTCCTTGCCATTATCTATGGATATACACAACTTCTTGTTAAGGAAATCAATATCCAGAATATCCCTGAAAATAATAAAAAATATATAGAAATTATAGAACAGGAAATCAGCAGATGTAGACACCTTACAAGCAGTATTCTTGAAATGGCAAAGGCAAAGAAAAATATAGTAGATACTGATATAAATGGTATAGTAAAAAAAGTTGTTGAGTTATTTGAAAATTCATCTCTCGGTAAAAATATTGAATTTAAGTTATTTCTTGATAAAATCCCGCTAATCAAGGCAGACCCATATCAATTACATCAAGCAGTGGTTAATATAGTTCTAAACAGTATACAGGCAATGGGAAATAAGGGTAATATTACTATCAAAACAGGTGTATATAATGATTATCTTGTCCTTTCTATAAAAGATGTGGGGAAGGGTATCTCTGAAGAATTAATCTCAAAAATCACTGAACCATTTGTTACAGAAAAAGAAACAGGGACAGGACTTGGCCTTACCATTGCTATGAGAGTTATTAAAAACCACAATGGAAAAATGGAGATTAAAAGCAAACCTGGAAGTGGAACTGAGGTTATTATCTCTCTTCCTGTAAAATAA